One genomic region from Candidatus Caldarchaeum subterraneum encodes:
- a CDS encoding dTMP kinase has protein sequence MKTFYIAVEGIDGAGKTTQAKLLARKLTRHGFRVMNVHEPTDGKIGGLIREALAKRVNMSEEVLALLFAADRLTLREKIVSAKQSGVYVVSDRSVVSSLAYQSAALGLRNWVYEVNRFAVKPDIIVYIDISPETALKRLRKKSQRYENMVFLRKVKNAYSRVLHDFRRVVVVDGEQPVDAVAETIVEKLSRFIPVMRFHA, from the coding sequence TTGAAAACGTTCTACATAGCGGTGGAGGGAATAGATGGAGCGGGAAAAACGACACAGGCGAAACTTCTCGCAAGGAAGTTGACGAGACATGGTTTTAGGGTGATGAATGTCCACGAGCCTACCGACGGGAAAATAGGCGGGCTTATCAGAGAGGCTTTGGCGAAACGGGTCAACATGTCTGAGGAGGTCTTGGCTCTTCTATTCGCAGCCGACAGGCTGACACTAAGGGAAAAAATTGTCTCAGCCAAGCAATCGGGTGTCTATGTCGTCTCCGACCGCTCCGTCGTATCTTCTCTCGCCTATCAATCGGCTGCGTTGGGTCTACGGAATTGGGTATACGAGGTCAACCGCTTCGCCGTCAAACCCGACATCATCGTATACATAGACATAAGCCCCGAGACTGCGCTAAAGAGGCTTAGGAAAAAATCCCAGAGATACGAAAACATGGTTTTCCTGAGAAAGGTGAAAAACGCCTACAGCAGGGTTCTGCACGATTTTCGGAGAGTTGTCGTGGTCGACGGTGAGCAGCCCGTGGATGCTGTGGCTGAGACTATTGTGGAAAAGCTTTCACGATTTATCCCAGTTATGAGGTTTCATGCATAG